Proteins encoded in a region of the Apostichopus japonicus isolate 1M-3 chromosome 19, ASM3797524v1, whole genome shotgun sequence genome:
- the LOC139959884 gene encoding protein PERCC1-like — protein sequence MAVAYPSQITYEQFPPYNHHVTCYIQQDYVDENETESEYESDLEFDEMGEDDLDRDCEPTVADQLLNFAETVNRDIQKYFSRRKILEEKSEQSETEKTPRQRLSGREQYYADLMKVVEGDNSLDSSKKPLESTQRVFYHRENDSGRPSGKTNILAGLGGLEDLFDYARQTEYPHLMINDVSNRDDGLMSKAGKHRDILPWKRRNLPSSFFLEPNGERVQLFDYSTNDTPDFSDLMANIADEDTVTIPQTTPVHCQACR from the coding sequence ATGGCTGTGGCGTATCCATCACAGATAACGTACGAACAATTTCCGCCATATAACCACCACGTGACGTGTTATATACAACAGGATTATGTGGACGAAAATGAAACAGAATCGGAATATGAATCTGATCTTGAATTTGATGAAATGGGAGAAGACGATTTAGATCGCGATTGTGAACCAACGGTGGCGGATCAACTCTTAAATTTCGCTGAAACGGTTAACCGCGatattcaaaaatatttcaGTAGGAGGAAAATTCTGGAGGAGAAATCGGAACAAAGTGAGACAGAAAAGACACCAAGACAACGATTAAGTGGAAGAGAACAGTATTATGCGGATCTAATGAAAGTTGTTGAAGGTGATAATTCTTTAGACTCTTCAAAGAAACCGCTGGAATCTACTCAGAGGGTTTTTTATCACCGCGAGAATGATAGCGGTAGGCCGTCGGGAAAAACGAATATTCTAGCCGGATTAGGGGGACTAGAAGACTTGTTTGACTACGCAAGGCAAACTGAATACCCTCACTTGATGATAAATGACGTGTCGAACAGGGACGATGGTCTTATGTCAAAGGCCGGAAAACATCGAGATATATTACCATGGAAACGACGGAATCTTCCAAGTAGTTTCTTCTTAGAGCCGAACGGAGAAAGAGTACAATTATTTGACTACTCGACCAACGATACACCCGACTTTAGCGATTTAATGGCAAATATTGCCGACGAGGATACGGTCACCATACCGCAAACAACACCGGTACATTGTCAGGCGTGTAGATGA
- the LOC139960318 gene encoding uncharacterized protein isoform X2 has product MDKEPELPQDTYGAASLYLMPSLFTPGSVAIKKGSQKRWKPTISESMRAFIVVLPVGADLEKFKEERHTECRNHSVTWQPQVVVIGTSVLDVQQVFVFLNNIVYSVPSVVKGIDVCFKTFQVFNIEYPLECKSPWTFLQRGIYNIKTQYDSVTPRVRELLSILRPDSD; this is encoded by the exons ATGGATAAGGAACCAGAATTACCCCAAG ATACCTATGGGGCTGCTTCCTTGTATTTGATGCCAAGTCTGTTTACACCTGGCAGTGTTGCCATCAAGAAGGGAAGCCAGAAGAGATGGAAGCCAACCATATCGGAGAGCATGAGGGCTTTCATTGTAGTGCTACCA GTTGGAGCGGACTTGGAGAAATTCAAGGAAGAAAGACACACAGAATGCCGAAACCATTCTGTTACCTGGCAGCCGCAGGTCGTAGTAATTGGCACTTCTGTTCTGGATGTTCAGCAAGTCTTCGTATTTTTGAACAACATTGTATATTCCGTGCCCTCGGTTGTTAAAGGCATAGATGTCTGCTTTAAAACTTTTCAGGTCTTCAATATTGAATATCCATTGGAGTGTAAGTCTCCGTGGACCTTTCTGCAGAGAGGCatttataatattaaaacaCAGTATGATTCTGTAACACCACGGGTAAGAGAACTGCTGTCGATCCTGAGACCGGACTCTGACTAA
- the LOC139960318 gene encoding uncharacterized protein isoform X1, translating into MDHYVKNILTEWNLEMLHEVFEDTYGAASLYLMPSLFTPGSVAIKKGSQKRWKPTISESMRAFIVVLPVGADLEKFKEERHTECRNHSVTWQPQVVVIGTSVLDVQQVFVFLNNIVYSVPSVVKGIDVCFKTFQVFNIEYPLECKSPWTFLQRGIYNIKTQYDSVTPRVRELLSILRPDSD; encoded by the exons ATGGACCATTACGTGAAGAACATTCTAACAGAATGGAACCTAGAAATGCTTCACGAAGTCTTTGAAG ATACCTATGGGGCTGCTTCCTTGTATTTGATGCCAAGTCTGTTTACACCTGGCAGTGTTGCCATCAAGAAGGGAAGCCAGAAGAGATGGAAGCCAACCATATCGGAGAGCATGAGGGCTTTCATTGTAGTGCTACCA GTTGGAGCGGACTTGGAGAAATTCAAGGAAGAAAGACACACAGAATGCCGAAACCATTCTGTTACCTGGCAGCCGCAGGTCGTAGTAATTGGCACTTCTGTTCTGGATGTTCAGCAAGTCTTCGTATTTTTGAACAACATTGTATATTCCGTGCCCTCGGTTGTTAAAGGCATAGATGTCTGCTTTAAAACTTTTCAGGTCTTCAATATTGAATATCCATTGGAGTGTAAGTCTCCGTGGACCTTTCTGCAGAGAGGCatttataatattaaaacaCAGTATGATTCTGTAACACCACGGGTAAGAGAACTGCTGTCGATCCTGAGACCGGACTCTGACTAA